catttctaccagcCACTCATTGTGTTCTTCTAAGGTTTATTCAACTTCAACTATTTCTTCCGTACATTTTTTgcagtttaaagggactatttgtaactttgtaactCAGCTCgttccacctctagacgtgaacgcgcgttcactccACAcggcagaagagttagtttagctctgagaatatctagtgaatgtacagtggacatttgtgcagaaataactgctgcagctcctccagaccaacagaggttttccgtgtcttgtgaagtgacggagctctacagagatttatgttgtcttctcgttaccgaccgggtgccggtgtctcctctgctctctccggctgcgggcggagagagcagggagacacgctggagagccccgctgcctcagcctgcacttaggcaggaaaagccaacactaggatcagatctaaatcatgttcatggagagaccttcgtctggtcagctaacattactgccaagcaggtgaaatatagagtgatattgtggttttagctgacttgtgtcgcctcactgttttgagtgatgctcgttcaggtatattgagcgcgaccaagcacgagcccgacgctgactttcgttgatttcacggccacaggtgtcgctgttaagaagcatttctgaaagttacaaatagtccctttaactactCCTGCATACTTCCAGCTACAGAAACcgttcaactatcaaaatattcagctctttaaggacaatagtgctatgacttttcttgtttcaactatttatactttttCAAATATCaagctttttatttaatcttctagggttttcagcagtgcaatgcatttgagctttaacatttttaggcaagtcatttcccatttctgcatttttagcagtgctttgcaataaatttcagctgtcagcattcccacacattttcagcaggaaatgcattttctagtttaTTTTGtcctgagtcagtggtaccatactgtagaattatggaatatatcatgtaaccttgatccatgactatatttggtagcatttcattttacaggaccacaaatttcatggtaattaggtgataaatagcaagttacctatttgaaatttctatGGAATCACTGCCAAAATTATTTACCTCAAAGTAAatcgaaaatgactttattataaacacaattcaataattatatgctaaaatagcagtAAATTTACCTCACAGAGcgcgggagtatacatacaacccgacttaaaaaaatcagaactaaccctttcagttatttccaaactttgcacagctaactttgactcagctagtgctagttCACATAGtaattcataaccttattgattagcttcgattagtttactttggtaacctacatcACTGCTTTGTGCaatggctgagtgggcgtttccatttgacaAAAAAGGACAAATGGAGCTGCACTATGAatgtgattttatgtttttcccCAATTTATTATGCAGCCATATTTGCTGACAATTGTCTCTGGTAAGAAATAAATGTGAACAATCAGTGTCATCaaagactaagactaaatctgGTATAACACACCAGCAGGTCAGTgagttcatttaaaaaacaactcaaaaaGATCAAGTTCATATAACAGTAACAGTCACGGATACAGGGTGTTCTGTCTTAACCTTATTTTAAtctttccaaaacaaaaacctcCTTGTTGAAAAGCTTTTCCAGTATATTATCTTATCAGACAACCAAAACAAATCGAAATTcctaaactgtatttttttttaaataacgtCTCCTTAGGCCACTGTATATAGGACAGTGaaacataaaatgaaatgtgttctCATCAAAAAAagataacaacacaaaaatgctgCTCTGTGGGAAAGTTCTTAGAGCACACAAGGACTTTTGTCTTATCTTTAAATTCTATTTAATATATGGTTCTGTGTGTCATTTTGCCTCTGCTTACATCACTGCACTGGCTACCTGCAtcttttagaattgattttaaagtatttttaaatatctataaagccTTACATAATCAAGCACCTTCATATATCAATGACTGCCTTTCATTTTATGTCCCAACAAAAACTCTCAGATCTTCTGTCCTTTTTTTAGAAGCTCCTAAAGTGTCCCACAATAAATCTGGTGAGGCTTGCTTGTTAAGCATTTGGGCTGCATCTTTGCATGAAATGTGCTATTCTTCTTAATAttgaatgtatttattcaacTGGAAATTGTTcctgaaaataaaatacatgtgataaagaaaaaatataaagatGTTGATGACAGTATCCGGTAGCAACATATTGCTAGAAGAGTAAAACAACTATTTTGTTTGCGTTAAACAGCACCAGCCTTATAAGCTGTAGGTGCACTATCAAAgcattttaaaatatgttactgtttatttgcatttttacaGAGTAAATGCATAAACTGCGAAGCTTCTCGGTAGCCAAATTGGCTGAAGGTTTCAGCAGATTATCATCAAAACTAAAGAGTACCGGAGGAAGACCTTCAGCTCCACTGGGGTCACGGATTCTGACCAATCCTGATGACATCTTTAAGCACAACATGTGGTCAGTGATGTACTGTAGTAAGACTTTAATTTGTCACCCATCTGTATATGCCTTTTATGGAGATAATAGGAACAACACTGAGCTTTCTGATCAAGTTCAAAATGCAACAGTGGATTTATATGTTACAGTTTTATATTAGATGTATCAACAATTGCTTTTGTATTATATTGCAGGGATCATGTGCAATGGACAGAGGAGGATAAAGAAAATGCACGGCAGAAGGCAGAAGAAAATTCCTGTATACAAATTCCTATCGAGGAACAAGGCAAGAAAGTATTCCcgcaaaaatatttttcaagttAGATTTGACTGGGTTAAACTTTTGTGTAAAATACCCTTAAATCCTCTCCATACAGGTAAATTTGACACAGAGGCTTGCCAGTACTGGGACAAGTTTTACGAGATGCACCAGGATAAGTTCTTTAAAGATCGCAAGTGGCTGTTTTTAGAGTTCCCAGAGCTGCTTCCTTCAGGTGCAAAAAGTCAAGCCACAAACTGGTGTCTGGGTGATCAGCATGTGTCAGACCCACAACCTGCTGAATCcagcacagacacagagaccAGACACCGGCAACACAACAGACCCGCACACCATCACAGAAACCCAGACACCTCAAATGATCAAGGACGTGTCTGTCATGGAGCAGCACCAGAAAAACATGAAGCTGCCGTACAGACTACTACTTTCCCTGGCCAGCATGCATCTTTCAGGATCTTGGAGGTTTTCAAAACTCACATGTATTGATATTcattttgatggttttaataTAGATTGTTGCTTGTGGACCGTAACACGGTTGTGATAGCAGGCTGCAAGTTGCTATACTAAAAATGTAAGAACAGAACAGCACTTACGAATAAATACCAAATATCAACAGAATATATTTTGTCTTCACAGGTTGGATGTGGGGTGGGTAACAGTGTATTTCCCATCGTTAGTTCCATAAAGTgagtaaatattttatatttccataTATTCCACATGTCAATTGTCAGAGCAACGTATGTTTACAGaagcaaaacatttaaaatacacaCAATATTGGTcagtaaaatacagttttatatACCATTTTATTGtgtatagaccatttcacagttgtaaacgtTGACAGGAACTTTGCAGTTGTGCTGTATTTGTAATGAGTAAGGATGTTAAATTGGCTTTTCTGTTACACAGACAAACGGATGCATTTCTATACTGTTGTGACTTCTCCACATGTGCCATTCAGCTGGTCAAGGTAAGCTTTTCTAATATTGTTTGGTATGAACATGCACAGTATTGAGGTTAATACTAGGGTTATAAATAACAAGTTCCATCACgaaacaatattatattgattctttggataacgatacgatatttgctgatatcacaaagtctgccacgatacgattccGATTTGATTCAATGCAATCGATGAGACAATAtcattgcaatctgcaaccacacaactagatgccgctaaatcctacacactgttcctttaagacacATTCAATATGATAGAAAAGTGATGGCCAGGAAGAAAGGTTTGTTGTTTTCAGTGCTGTGAAATTTGGAAATGGTATTAAATGTTATAGATAGTTGAAATACAAACACTGAACAGTTGCTGAAATCTGTGTCTGAGCTACCATTTGGAAATTTCCTTTGTGTGACCATAAAACGGAAATAGcctactttattttcctcatttagGACCATCCAGACTACGATGACTCTGTGTGTCATGCCTTTGTCCATGACATTTGTGAGGAGATGGCCTCCTTTCCCTTCCCTCCTCAGAGCCTGGATGTTATTCTGGCAGTGTTTGTGCTCTCCTCCATTCATCCGGAGCGGTAAGTGAAGAttaagagacagaggagagcctAATATAATTTCTGGGATCTGTGTGGACCCCTCCACAACCTCTATAACACCCTGACCCACCTTCACTTTTCCCAAGCTTTGTCTAATTGTCATTGCAAAACTCAAATATAAATCTGTCTATAACGGTCTTATTTCACTGAGTACAAAATATTAACTGTACAGTGGATTGGTTGACATTTAAGGGATGGTAGCGATAGCatccattttttaatttttaagctGTAGTTTGACTAAATGCACTTACATTGGCACCTTAGTACTGTCCATGTACAGTAAGACACCTCAGCCTGTAATACATGTTTAGCTGTTTGTTAATGAATATATTCCCATATAGCCTATATTTTGTCCATTAGCTGTAATCCATTCAACATTATTGTTCCATTAATTGACATTTCATTGACAGATTGCAAGGAATCGTGAACCGACTATCTACATACCTGAAACATGGAGGGATATTTCTCTTCCGTGATTACGGGAGATATGACTTATCACAGCTCCGGTTTAAGAAGGGTGAGCCTCCAATTAGTAACACGCACCTGAATACAGCCATTTTATCTACTTTACCTAATTTGTTGTATATTCTGTAtacccctctgtgtgtgtggagtgtttttgacaaattaatacatttcatttcatcagGACGGTGCTTATCAGAGAATTTCTATACACGTGGAGATGGAACCTGTGTCTACTTTTTCACTAAAGGTATTTCTGAACCATGAGATCTTCATTTTCTTGGAAGtaacaaatcaaaacatggaGTAATTAGTTACTGACAGGACCATAGCTACCATTGAGGACACTGGGGTCATGTCCTTACTGTTTTTTCTGGGAATTTTAGGAACCTGGAGGGAGTTTATATACTACATGGGCAGGTATTTGGAGGTACTGGAATAGGCTGACGCAGTATATTTAAGCTTGACCATTTTTAggctaataaataaacaaattattgtttttttttcccccaccagAATTTTTCTCTTGGAAGTGAGCAAAAGACTTTAAAACAGCATTTAGACCTTCATACCGGGAAATAAAAtctacaaacaaataaataaaaaaaatcaaatcaaatcaaataattaaatattttttaaatacaattaattaaaatattttgagactttatttattttttcggTGTCTGGTAAATTTTTTCTGGTGGGACTCATGACCTCTATATTTCAAAAATCCTTGCTACAGCCCTGGTGGTaactgtgttattgtgtgtgtgtattatgtatatgtatttatttaaatagaatgaaataaaattttatttaatttgattaaatttatttatttattgcagaaGAGGTTCATGATTTATTTTCCAATGCTGGACTGGAAGAAATTCAGAATCTGGAGGACAGACGACTCAAAGTGAACAGAGGAAAGAAAATTGCAATGCACCGGGTTTGGATGCAGAGCAAGTACAGGAAATCATATCCACCACTACCATCTTAACACCCCACTATGCACAGCATAATTTGGAGCTATATGTCTTTTTTATATTCATACTTTGCTGCTTATTTATTCAAACCTGAAAAACTATTTTTAACCAAATGAGTATGTGTACTACAACAACACTGTATGCAATAAACTTATAAAACATGTGAAACAAAGCTGTGTTATCTGGTTTTATATACTGGAGATTATAATATCTATGAGATGAGTATATTGACTATatcaaaaataattttgttAGGTCCAAGTGGGAAATACAATGAACATGCATTAGActttaaaaatggaaaacttTGACTGATGATTATgaatggaataaaataaaatgtttcctTATTTTCATCTTTAATTTGGGCTAAATATTACAGAAGGGAAAAACTAGACAATGGTGTTTGCATGATTAAAAATACGCATGACGTCAAAATTCAGACAAATCAAACGTTTGattagatacatagatagatagatagatagatatagtaactttattgaacccgagggaaattcaagtttccagcatcacagttccatagtgcaaaacattaGTTAGTAAAAaggttagtagtgcaaagttcaaagtacaaaaaatataccagatataagaaaacaaggagatgaagaaaactgttaaaagtgaatatagtgcaaggtaacagctgtgatacacgactattaaaaaagtgaatatagtgcagaagaaactgttaaagatgagtatagtgcagacgAGACTGTTAAATAttagtatagtgcagaagatactgttaaaaatgagtatagtgcagaagagactgttaaatattagtatagtgcagggtaactccagtatcttagtctatgaaagtgcactgtgtgcattattatgtAGATATGTCAAACTTTTGACTTGTAAGGTACTAAATTATGAAATAGATAAAAATGATGACATATTTGACTTATTATCTcagaatttttttataaaatcatAATGTTGAGTTTTCTTAGGCTGAAATGGGCTTCCACGACCTATTATTTAATATCTTTAAAGGAAAATGTCAGATATTTCTTTTAAGTTTAATCCCATTTCAGACTACTTTTAatcagtatcagtatcagtCTACAAACTTGTATCTAAAATGTGGTTATGCATAGTTGGTGAATATAGTGCATATAATTTAAAAGTAGTCTGAAATGGGCTTCCACGACCTTTTATTTAATATCTTTAAAGGAATATATTTTTAAGTTTTGAACATCATAATTTCCAGTGAGTTTTCCCATCAGTCTACAAACTTCTTCATGTTGACATTGATCACCCTAACACTGTATGCAATAAACTTATAAAACATGTGAAACAAAGCTATGTTATCTGGTTTTATATACTGGAGATTATAATGTCTATGAGATGAGTATATtgacatattttacttattatctcagaatttttatataaaatcaTAATGTTGAGTTCTGCCAGATATTTCTTTTAAGTTTTGAACATCATAATTTCCAGTGAGTTTTCCATCAGTCTACAAACTTGTACCTAAAATGTGGTTATGCATAGTTGGTGTGTATAGTGcatatcatttatttaatatctttAAAGTAAATGATCTATAAACATCATCATTTCCAGTGAGTTTTCCATCAGTCTGCAACTTGTATctaaaatgtgtaaatgtgtatgtgtatctcataatttttatataaaatcaTAATGTTGAGTTCTTTTCTTAGGCTGAAATGGGCTTCCAcgaccttttatttatttatcatttatttttgatttatctTTAAAGGAAAATTTAAGTTTTGATCATCATAATTTCCAGTGAGTTTTCCCATCAGTCTACAAACTAGTACCTAAAACGTGGTTATGCATAAGTCATGTGCATAGTGCATATAATTTAAAAGTAGGCAGGACTTTCTTCTTCATGTTGACATTAAAGAAACAATGTATTACCCTCGCGATAACAATGTTGCACACGATGCGTGACGTCGCATAGGCAACAACCACTTGCAGACTGGGTAGAGGTGGCCCTGCAGGAGTctggaggagacagagacagagacgtgCTGCTGAGGTGTGAAGAGGTTTGtgccctaaaaaaaacacataataacTACTCTTTTCACCCAGTTTGCCGTAATCCGTGCCCATGTTAACAAAGAAAACCTCGGGTTAATGCCACAGCCCCGTGTGGAAGATGAACCgtgtgcagcagctgcagtaacCAACACAGAAAAGTAGCTTTGATGAGTGTCCAAAGTAGTGGAAGTTTGGAGGGGACGCCATCTTTGGTCCCAGCTCTCCACGTCCCCAACACGGACTGTGTCTTCAACAGCACACCACGGCGGTGCTGAAGGCCTCCAGGAAGGTATTGTTAAACATATTAACACGTGTATGTCTTTTCTACTTGCTCGTTTAGGTAATTTTGTGCAGAATGGAGGAGAAATGGTGTTAAAACGAGCGAGGAAAGCAGCGTTGCTAGCTATCGGTACACTAGCTCGTCTCTCTGTGCTCAGGCCAGTGCTGTAACCTTAAAGACAAATACCAGCATAATGGCGATAAACCTGCACCACAGCTGAGAGGTTAACACTGTTTAGTGTGTGCATCCTTCTTTAAGCAAGCTGCTTTTATACGAGCAAACTCACAGCTTACAGATGGATGCTAAACacacattaatgtgttaaatgcATGAAGAGATATCAAGCATTTTTACTCGTAATGGTTAACGTTATATCACCGGATAAGTTAGGTGTGTTAGCAATCCTTTGTGTGTGTAGACTGTGGTGTTCCTCCTACCAAACAGTGGTCACAATATATGATGTTAATCATCATCTTAAGGGCTCATAAAGGGCTTAAATCGGCTTTAAACATGACAGTATGTAGCTAACATTAAGTGTAGTTATGGTGTTTTAAAGATAGTCCTTAGCTATAGATGTTATTGGATGGTAGGTAGCCTTGTTTGACCTCTTTAGTGTTACTAACTTAGAGTATAGAGACCGTCATTTAACGACCAAAATGAGGGGGGCACCCATGGGATACAGCATACTAACCCACACTGCAGTCAAATAACTGATGCTCATTTGGTCAGTTTTGGGGACCCAATGTAGTTGTCACTAACATGATAAGTGTTGGCAAACGTTAGTTCATATTGTCAAACTCCTGAAAATGTGACCACTGCTTCTGTAGTAAGTGGTTAATGTGTAGTGGGGACGATGAGAAGAGAGGGTAAGGAAAAAAATAGGTTGGCagtcaaagaaaaacatccCATGTAATCATAACCGTATCAATACATCTGGTTTTTAGAACATAGTCCTTCGCTATAGATGCTATTGGATGGTAGGTAGCCTTGTTTGACTTTTTAGTATTACTAACTTTAGAGTATAGAGACAGTCATTTAACGCTAACTGCAACAAAATGAGGGGGGCACCAATGGGATACAGCATACTAACCCACACTGCAGTCACATGACTGATTTGGTCAGTTTTGGTGAACCAATGTAGTTGTCACTTATGTTAATTAACCTACATGCACCCTCATCCCAAATGGCTCATGAGGGTCTTTAAACATGACAGTATATAGCTAACATTAAGTGTAGTTATAGTCTTTTAAAGATAGTCCTTAGCTATAGATGCTATTGGATGGTAGGTAGCCTTGTTTGACCTTTTAGTGTTACTAACTTAATTACCTACTTGCACCCTCAGTCTGGCTATTGTAATGATGGAGGACTTTTACTTAGCTATAGGCATTAAGGCAGCTTCTTAAGTTTCTTAGTATTAtcagtgttgtgtgtgtatatacattgATTTACAATGCATAGCTGCATCCAGGGAATGAAATtggcacctgccacctgccaaatacagggttaATGTTGGCTGTTGCAGGTAAAAagttcaggtcacctgccaccatggcagactaCTTACAGATGGATGCTAAACACAGATTAACGTTAGTAAATACAAGAAGAGAAATCAAGCATTTTTGTTCGTAATGTTAACGTTATATCACCGTATAAGTTAGGTGTGTTAGCAATCCtttgtgtgtgtagatgtggtTTTTCCCTACCAAACAGTGGTCACAATGtatgtaacgttagctaactgacATTGATCATCATCTCAACGGCTCATAAGGGTCTTAAATCGGCTTTAAACATGCAAACATTAAGTGTAGTTATGGCCTTTTTAAGATAGTCCTTAGCTATAGATGCTATTGGATGGTAGGTAGCCTTGTTTGACCTTTTAGTATTACTAACTTAGAGTAAAGAGACCGTCATTTAACGACCGAAATGAGGGGGCACCCATGGGATACAGCATACTAACCCACACTGCATACACATAGCTGATGCTTATTTGGTCAGTTTTGGTGACCCCAATGTAGTTGTCACTTAGGTTAATTACTTACTTTGCACCCTCAGTAGTTTTCACTGGCTAATGCAAATGATTGAGGACTTTTACTTAGCTTTGGGCATTAATGCAGCTTCTACGTTTCTTAGTATTATCAGTGTTGTGTATATACATTGATTTACAATTAAgttattgtttaaatatgtgCAGTATCCCAACTTGAGAGAGATTGAAACATCCACTCGAAGATTTTTAACTGGAATCCACTCAATGACACACAGCTTCTCCTTTTTCCCTCCTTTATTTTGTAGGTTGAGTTGAAAGTTCACTTCATTtgggaattattattattagtcattAGGTTAAAAACttttgaaatagaaaaaatatagaaaagaaaatatacaaaTTTTACAAAATTAGTATAAATAAGTTCAAATTCATTTTTTGAGACTTTGCAAAATTCATTAATCCTCACTTAATTTAATACACACACTCCCATTAAATGCCTCATGCTAAATGCAAATAAGCTAGTGCCCACTGCTGCGATAGCCTTAACATGAAGgtaatatgtatatgtgtattatatattatggctGCATCACAGTATTCCACTGGTAAATATTGCAAATTGTGAGActgttgttgtctgtgttaTTGCTTACATTGCCAATGAGTGAACCCTaggtggaagtaaaccaacccagtttatgccagagattttAGACTTTCCAAGTGTGTGCCATAAACAGGTGGTCACCCTACTGAGCAGCACACAGTTAAAATGACATCCACAGCAAGAGATGTAAGGGTTCAACCACATGTTCCTGCAGGGGCTTGAATATAGATAATAGTTATGCACTGAGGCCTTCATGTTTGAAACAAAGGGAAatccttgaggaacaccacacaGCTGATTTGTAGTTATGATGTGATACAGGCTTAAAGCTGCTCCTTCTCcgtaaaactttgttttttttataggtAAAATCGTAAAAATGGTGCGTTTCAACAGGGTAGATTGAACGCTTACAACAACTGCTTCTTGTGAGTATTGCAGTGCTGACTCACAGCATGAGTTATACTTGCCATTCAAACTGTGTTGAGGTGAAAGGTGAAAATTGTGCTGTTCATTTGAATAGTTGCAAATGAGGTGAGAAAACTTGTCTTTGTATGTCTAGGTGATTATAAGGCGGAATATTTAGTACTGCTGTTGTATGTGCTCATTCCAAAATAGTCTTGCTTGTTCCTCTAGTTGTGTAAGACTGATGACTGTAGTAATTGACTTCTTAAGCAAAATAGACTGCAAATGTGATTTAGAAGCCACAGACgcatcatgggaaatgtgaCAAGCATACTTTGTCTATGGGTCCTTTTCATTATGCTAACTTATGCTTCCTCGTGTCCtccaaggagggtgaaaagaggagatggcacgcgtcatcaacgcggcatatctttggggtacaatcatacatttgtgtaaaatctcgtctgcactcgccgaaattgagccaatcgcaacgcatgACCGccgctccagttacactgcgtatgtgtcataccccataccccaaaacccgtgtcccagcctttttcaataggccttggtgtcctctctcctcccgtGACCTGGATATCCAcctcgaggagagaggaaccTTCTGGAGGAGCTATAAGCGAGGAATCACGGGTGTATCCTTTGCGGAAGTCTTTCGCCACCGGTGACGTAAAAGAGGCGTAACACACGGCTGGGATTATCTCAAACCATGACAGGACTCTACAAATGCAACTGTTCCTTTTGTATTCATAAGTTGTAGGTATTTAAGATGATCAAATGCACAATCAAACTTTCTGCCCTTCATTGTTTGTGTAGAGCCTTGTAAGGTGCCGTTCCAACCGCATTCCTTAATGACATTTCACTt
This DNA window, taken from Sebastes fasciatus isolate fSebFas1 chromosome 14, fSebFas1.pri, whole genome shotgun sequence, encodes the following:
- the mettl8 gene encoding tRNA N(3)-cytidine methyltransferase METTL8, mitochondrial yields the protein MHKLRSFSVAKLAEGFSRLSSKLKSTGGRPSAPLGSRILTNPDDIFKHNMWDHVQWTEEDKENARQKAEENSCIQIPIEEQGKFDTEACQYWDKFYEMHQDKFFKDRKWLFLEFPELLPSGAKSQATNWCLGDQHVSDPQPAESSTDTETRHRQHNRPAHHHRNPDTSNDQGRVCHGAAPEKHEAAVQTTTFPGQHASFRILEVGCGVGNSVFPIVSSIKQTDAFLYCCDFSTCAIQLVKDHPDYDDSVCHAFVHDICEEMASFPFPPQSLDVILAVFVLSSIHPERLQGIVNRLSTYLKHGGIFLFRDYGRYDLSQLRFKKGRCLSENFYTRGDGTCVYFFTKEEVHDLFSNAGLEEIQNLEDRRLKVNRGKKIAMHRVWMQSKYRKSYPPLPS